From a single Oceaniferula flava genomic region:
- a CDS encoding glycosyltransferase, with protein MAAAIVLLCALYSYFTTDFNVAGIERTVIAATLGLLGIAAVFVFPHFHTPKATAFWILLLCLVARLALIPAAPSDDINRYLWEGKLTAEGVSPYRGLAEDAMYESHRDDYWVKMNHKDRPTAYPPLAMQIFRGINSLGYSPLSYKWVFLALDLLVIALLLGVLAQLHRPPHWSLFYGLSPLTLLSFSAEAHFDVVMVAALVAALLAYSKRWFIACGVAVGIAVGVKLMAAVVAPILLWKAGRKGILAGLLTLCIPLLFSWSDLPHVFNALIVFGSGGGFNGPVYSIVEWLLESSKLATMVVALLYVVCWLMAFWLTLKNRVWSALLLALGGLLILSPIVHFWYLTWVLPLIVVRPRLSWISLSITFSLYFLVWHMQAGTGMWTLPLWAKWMFWLPFMIFLLAEARRCVPRFMRKLERKDRIAWSVVIPTYQVDPQQLDGVLTSIAEQTLQPREVIITNAGDPPQVNCPELALQIVQSDPGRGMQIKAGVDAATAPWVIVLHSDLILPANALENLTHALEANQQVIAGSLGQRFDHASAGLLLVEAMNEFRATTMQTSFGDQCQFFHRATAIDHGVLTEQKLMEDVEMSDRLNNIGENLYLANEGIVCARKWRRHSFCKRFFTIIEFMLRYRFSFSGNARLSLCERFYQRYYG; from the coding sequence ATGGCAGCGGCGATTGTTTTGTTATGCGCACTCTACAGTTATTTTACGACAGATTTCAATGTAGCGGGCATCGAACGAACCGTCATCGCGGCCACTCTCGGCCTCCTGGGCATTGCGGCGGTGTTTGTTTTTCCCCATTTTCACACCCCTAAGGCAACGGCCTTCTGGATCCTGTTGCTGTGTCTGGTCGCCCGATTGGCCTTGATTCCAGCGGCGCCATCGGACGACATTAACCGCTATCTCTGGGAGGGGAAATTGACGGCAGAGGGGGTGAGCCCATACCGTGGCCTGGCTGAGGATGCGATGTATGAAAGTCATCGCGATGATTATTGGGTGAAAATGAATCATAAGGACCGGCCTACCGCCTATCCACCGTTGGCGATGCAGATTTTTCGTGGCATCAATAGTTTGGGGTATTCCCCGTTGAGTTATAAGTGGGTGTTTCTGGCGCTCGATCTCTTGGTGATTGCGCTGTTGCTGGGCGTGCTGGCTCAGTTGCATAGGCCTCCTCACTGGAGCTTGTTTTACGGACTGAGCCCACTGACCTTGCTGTCATTCAGTGCCGAAGCTCACTTTGATGTGGTGATGGTGGCGGCCTTGGTGGCGGCCTTGTTGGCCTATTCGAAACGCTGGTTCATCGCCTGTGGCGTGGCGGTGGGGATTGCAGTGGGTGTCAAACTCATGGCCGCAGTGGTCGCTCCCATCTTGCTCTGGAAGGCCGGCCGGAAAGGTATCTTAGCGGGCCTGTTGACTCTGTGTATTCCATTGCTGTTTTCATGGAGTGACTTGCCTCACGTTTTCAATGCACTGATCGTCTTTGGCTCTGGTGGTGGATTTAACGGGCCGGTTTATTCGATTGTTGAGTGGTTGTTAGAAAGTTCGAAGCTTGCCACGATGGTGGTCGCCTTGCTTTATGTGGTTTGTTGGCTGATGGCATTTTGGCTGACACTGAAGAATCGAGTTTGGTCCGCCTTGTTGCTCGCCCTTGGTGGGTTGCTCATCCTGTCGCCGATTGTCCATTTCTGGTATCTCACCTGGGTCTTGCCCTTGATTGTCGTTCGCCCGAGACTCTCGTGGATTTCGCTCTCCATCACATTCAGCCTTTATTTTTTAGTATGGCATATGCAGGCAGGGACTGGGATGTGGACGCTTCCGCTATGGGCGAAATGGATGTTCTGGCTGCCATTCATGATATTCCTGCTGGCAGAAGCACGGCGATGTGTGCCTCGTTTCATGCGTAAGCTGGAGCGCAAAGATCGCATAGCGTGGTCGGTGGTTATTCCTACCTATCAGGTCGATCCGCAACAGCTCGATGGTGTTCTAACAAGTATTGCCGAGCAGACGTTACAACCCAGGGAGGTGATTATCACCAATGCAGGCGATCCACCGCAGGTAAATTGTCCAGAGCTGGCGCTGCAAATCGTCCAGTCTGATCCGGGGCGAGGCATGCAAATCAAAGCCGGAGTCGATGCCGCAACCGCGCCGTGGGTGATCGTGCTCCACTCGGATCTCATCCTGCCAGCGAATGCTCTAGAAAACCTGACTCACGCACTTGAGGCGAACCAACAGGTGATTGCCGGCTCACTGGGGCAACGCTTTGATCATGCCTCTGCTGGTTTGCTTCTCGTCGAAGCGATGAATGAATTTCGTGCCACGACCATGCAGACAAGTTTCGGCGATCAATGCCAATTTTTCCACCGAGCCACCGCCATTGACCATGGTGTGCTCACTGAGCAAAAACTGATGGAGGATGTCGAGATGAGTGATCGGCTCAATAACATTGGCGAGAACCTTTACCTCGCAAATGAAGGCATTGTCTGCGCCCGGAAATGGCGGCGGCATTCATTCTGCAAACGCTTTTTCACCATCATCGAATTCATGCTGCGATATCGGTTTTCCTTTTCTGGAAATGCGCGGCTTTCGCTGTGTGAGAGGTTTTACCAACGTTATTACGGCTAG